In Salvelinus alpinus chromosome 19, SLU_Salpinus.1, whole genome shotgun sequence, the genomic stretch GGCACCTGCTCATACAGTACAGAGAATACTACCTCAAAGAGCCCACTGATTCCAGGTACAGCACTGTTCTTAATTCAGTCAAGACTTTCAAAAGGATGTTAGTTTCCTACATGTACTTGTGACTTAAATGTTTGTGTTGGTTGCCTGTGCAGTAGACCTCATGAGCAAACCATAATCTGGGGCTTGTGGGAGATCAATGAGTTCACAATGGAAAACATAACAGCTCCACAATAAGTACATTTGAAATAAAGTAGTCGTTGTCTCCCAGTCCCAATCCaccaataaaatgtggaaagTACAGAACTTAATCTCAGTCTGACTGTCTTACTTTTATTTTCCGTCAGGCTTCTCCTATCAGTGTCCTCCTTGATGCTACTCACCCAGAGAGTCACCTCCGTGTCAATGGACCTACAGGACGGGGGCAGGGTGACATTAATGACCCAATGCCGGGTCTTTCTCCCACTCATCAGCTATGCACTAAACTTCACTGCCTTGCTCGGCGGACCCCTGTCCTCGTTTGACCAATTTGTATATTTTGTAGAGCAGATAACCATCAGTCCTCCTCCCCAGCCTCTGTCCGTTATATCCTACAAGGGCTTTCAGGTGTTATCTCTGGAGTGGGCTAGGAACTATCTCACTCGTCTCCTCAGAGACAATGCCTCCAGTTTGTCCGTCTCCAACAACGTCCTCACCGATGTCTTGTGGATATGGGGCCTTGCtgtggtgttgaggatcagataCTACTCCCACTGGAAGATCAGTGAGTGTCTGAATAatgctgctgggcttgggttcaGGGGGATGGTCAAGGAGGACAGCCCAAACTGGAGCGGCCTGTCTGACGGAGATCTTTGGACCACAGAGATGTCCTGCCAGGTGTCTGAATTTGCCCGTCGGTGGAATGGTACGACAGCTGCATGGCTACGTAGGCTGGTTTTCCAAAGATGCAAAACTGCTCCACTGGTAATGACGTTTGGGTTTTCCATCTGGTGGCATGGCATACATCTGGGTCAGTTTGTAGGGTTTCTTGTCTGGGCTGCAGCTGTGAGAGCAGACTACCAGATACACAAGTACTTGAAGCCAAAGCTCACGTCTACTAGGAGGAGATTGGTGCGCACCTGTCTGTGTTGGTTAAACACTCAAATGGTCATGGCGTGTGTTGTTATTGCAATCGAGCTTCGAAGCACTTCCTCTTTGAGAATATTGGGTCTGACATACACTGCCGTTTTCCCTCTTCTTAATGTTCTATGTATCTTCATTGTATGATAAGATCAAGAGTAATCATATCATCTGGGTTTTTAAATGTTGCTGTAAAATCAATTAGTTGACGTTATTCATAGTCCTTGACACAAAGCACACTTCTATTCTTGCTTGTTTTGGAGGACTGAAGGGGAAGGTATCGTTTTCTGGGAGAGTGCAACCATCTGATTCTTTTTGAGCAATTGTTATCTTATTTACAGAACAGTATACCTTGTTGAATGCATCCACCAGCTGAGGGTCAGTGTAGATTTGTAGAAACTTAATGATTTTATCCTAATTGTATGGCTGTTGCATCTTTGAATTATTGGGTTGATTAGCTGTTCTTGACATAGATTTCATAGAAGCCAGAGCTTAACATGAGCTTTATTTAGAGACAACACCCAATACGGTCAAGACTTGGGTTGTGTACTACTATATAACTAGAATGTCCTCTGCACACTAGAATATAAATCTTGTGTTCTGAGAAGTTCATTGTACCGCTAGTTAATCATTTTGCAATGAAGTGTCTCTTCTTTCTTTCCACAAGTTTCCACAGACAATTCCTAAGAACAGGAGTAGTCCAAGGTTTCTGTTTGAAACAAATTTTTTCCAGCAGTCCTCTGGTTTGTTGATGTCCAATGTGTAGATCTACCCGATAAAGACAAAAGCATCACAATCAGTTACATCCATTGAAAATAGTTGTTGGGATGCATTTGTCTCGAGTATTAAGGAATGATTCACAGTTGAGGGTTCTGTGTAAAAcattaacataaccacatagaatTATATTTCTCTGCATAACCAAGGCTAAATCATTATTGAATCATCTCAAACTAAAATGTTAGCACACAGTATATCAAATATACCCTCACCTGATGTGTGAGATGAATAGCCACAGTGGACAGTGTTGCATAGTAAGGCAGAGTCTGTTCTGCGTTGACCCCAGCCACAATCAGCCCTGACATCATGGCCACCATGAACCCACTGAGCCATGGCTTGGTCTGCTCCTGGAACCTCAATGCTGTAGACTTGACCCCTACCCTGATGTCGTCATCTTTGTCCTAGTGACAATAGGAAGGAATGTAGTGCACACATTATAAACAGAGTCGTTATTCATAGAACAATCTAGAATGTTCTCCAACAAACAGCATGAATTGAGGAAGCACCAACATTTGCAACAGCAACTTTAAATTGTCACAAAATGACAGTCATAGCACATGTGTACACTTAATACCTGATGGGCATAGATGGTGTCATAAATTAATGTCCACATCACTCCTGAGAAATACAGAGGTAGGCACACCGACCACTCACAGGAGCCTATGACCGCTGACCAACCAAGCAGTGCTCCCCAATTGAAGGTCAGTCCTGAGGAGAAACAagtgttttattttgtttacagagcattcagaaagttgttacagccttattctaaaattgattcaattgctttttttactcatcagtctacacacaataccccataatgacaaagaaaaacgtATTTTTTTaattgcaaatttattacaaatataaaacagaaataccttatttacataagtattcagacccttttctcagtgctttgttgaagcaaaTTC encodes the following:
- the mboat4 gene encoding ghrelin O-acyltransferase, with product MEPIQWLCEQHPFLMYQCFSIPFAFLFYVLAKQGCLSLTYRYLFLASGGCILAVVTMGVYSLLLLVSTVIFMLLVCSLSPERVHPWVFGLQMGWQTFWHLLIQYREYYLKEPTDSRLLLSVSSLMLLTQRVTSVSMDLQDGGRVTLMTQCRVFLPLISYALNFTALLGGPLSSFDQFVYFVEQITISPPPQPLSVISYKGFQVLSLEWARNYLTRLLRDNASSLSVSNNVLTDVLWIWGLAVVLRIRYYSHWKISECLNNAAGLGFRGMVKEDSPNWSGLSDGDLWTTEMSCQVSEFARRWNGTTAAWLRRLVFQRCKTAPLVMTFGFSIWWHGIHLGQFVGFLVWAAAVRADYQIHKYLKPKLTSTRRRLVRTCLCWLNTQMVMACVVIAIELRSTSSLRILGLTYTAVFPLLNVLCIFIV